From Deinococcus terrestris, one genomic window encodes:
- a CDS encoding serine/threonine-protein kinase — protein sequence MTPERPSPSSNRTPPGYRLLQVLGRGQTSLVHLAQDPQGREVALKVPLEGTLRQQEAAERFANEVRLTLQFRHPHVIRGYAGSPFGARAYLALHHYPEGTLADALAGHARATQPVQAPLRLLADLASGLAYLHGLGVVHQDVKPQNVYLDGERAAVGDLGSAYFTAQGGCASGSPFYMAPEIYRGDLSSPASDVYSLGVLAHEVLTGTRPFQGETYEDLMAAHLNRFAPPLSAHCPELPRPVARLLELSLAKRPGDRPTAETLRRALLTALGEQIEEPCTPPAEAPAPRPVGRHAPVEGSPATPEVADAGSRWNPFRRRK from the coding sequence ATGACCCCAGAGCGCCCCTCCCCCTCCTCCAACCGGACTCCTCCGGGCTACCGCCTCCTGCAAGTGCTGGGGCGGGGGCAGACTTCGCTCGTGCATCTGGCGCAGGACCCGCAGGGGCGCGAGGTGGCGCTCAAGGTGCCGCTGGAGGGCACGCTGCGGCAGCAGGAGGCCGCCGAACGTTTCGCCAACGAGGTACGGCTGACGCTGCAATTCCGGCACCCCCACGTGATTCGCGGGTATGCAGGCAGCCCGTTCGGGGCGCGGGCCTACCTCGCCCTGCACCACTACCCGGAGGGCACGCTGGCAGACGCGCTGGCCGGGCACGCGCGGGCGACGCAGCCGGTTCAGGCTCCGCTGCGCCTCCTCGCGGACCTCGCGTCCGGGCTGGCCTACCTGCATGGGCTGGGCGTGGTTCATCAGGACGTGAAGCCGCAGAATGTCTACCTCGACGGGGAGCGAGCCGCGGTGGGAGATCTGGGCAGCGCGTACTTCACAGCGCAGGGCGGGTGCGCCAGCGGCAGTCCCTTCTATATGGCCCCCGAGATCTACCGGGGCGACCTCAGCAGTCCGGCGAGCGATGTCTACAGCCTGGGCGTCCTCGCCCACGAGGTGCTGACTGGGACGCGGCCTTTTCAGGGCGAGACCTACGAGGACTTGATGGCCGCGCACCTCAACCGTTTCGCGCCGCCCCTATCGGCCCATTGCCCGGAGTTGCCCCGGCCCGTCGCCCGGCTGCTCGAACTGTCCCTTGCCAAGCGGCCTGGTGACCGGCCCACGGCGGAGACTCTGCGCCGCGCCCTGCTGACGGCTCTGGGCGAGCAGATCGAGGAACCCTGCACGCCTCCAGCGGAAGCCCCGGCCCCGCGCCCCGTCGGGCGGCACGCGCCGGTCGAAGGTTCGCCCGCCACGCCGGAAGTTGCCGACGCCGGGAGCCGCTGGAATCCCTTCAGGCGCCGGAAGTAG